Proteins encoded in a region of the Zunongwangia endophytica genome:
- a CDS encoding phytoene/squalene synthase family protein, with amino-acid sequence MKSIFDVVSRTCSKEVTNAYSTSFSSATKMLAPTIRQDIYNIYGFVRFADEIVDSFHGYDKEVLFNDFEEDLYKALNQKISLNPILNAFQETVHKYDIDEKLYIAFMKSMRLDLHKSDYLTVSEYKEYIYGSADVVGLMCLKVFVKGDQKKYDELKESAMSLGSAFQKVNFLRDLKADFEDLNRSYFPNTNLDELDEESKKRIIDEIEEDFRKGLNGIIHLPVEAKFGVYTAYIYYKKLLYKLKQTPSLEIKTKRIRVSDYQKAGLLAKSYISCRLNLI; translated from the coding sequence ATGAAATCTATTTTTGACGTTGTCTCGCGAACGTGCAGTAAAGAAGTTACCAATGCCTACAGTACTTCTTTTTCTTCTGCAACAAAAATGCTAGCACCTACTATACGACAAGATATTTACAACATTTACGGCTTTGTGAGATTTGCAGACGAAATTGTGGACAGCTTCCATGGATACGACAAAGAAGTACTTTTTAACGATTTTGAAGAAGATTTATATAAAGCTTTAAATCAAAAGATCAGTTTAAATCCTATTCTTAATGCTTTTCAGGAAACGGTGCATAAATATGATATCGACGAGAAATTGTATATCGCCTTTATGAAGAGTATGCGACTAGATCTTCACAAATCAGATTACTTAACGGTTAGCGAGTATAAAGAATACATTTATGGCAGTGCAGATGTAGTGGGTTTAATGTGTTTAAAAGTATTTGTAAAGGGAGACCAGAAAAAGTATGACGAGCTTAAAGAATCGGCGATGAGTTTGGGTTCTGCTTTTCAGAAAGTAAATTTCCTTAGAGATTTAAAAGCCGATTTTGAAGACTTAAACCGAAGTTATTTTCCAAATACTAATTTAGATGAATTAGATGAAGAAAGTAAAAAAAGGATTATTGATGAAATTGAAGAAGATTTCAGAAAAGGATTAAACGGAATTATTCACCTTCCGGTCGAAGCAAAATTCGGAGTATACACCGCCTACATTTATTATAAAAAACTACTTTACAAACTTAAGCAAACACCATCTTTAGAGATTAAGACAAAAAGAATTAGAGTATCAGATTACCAAAAAGCAGGCTTGCTGGCAAAATCTTATATTTCATGCCGCCTTAATCTTATATAA
- a CDS encoding aconitate hydratase encodes MAYDIDMIKKVYGHMADRVTKARDVVGKPLTLAEKILYSHLWDGEATTAYERAKDYVEFSPDRIACQDATAQMALLQFMQAGKKKVAVPTTVHCDHLIQAKMGAAIDLQSANKSSSEVFDFLESVSNKYGIGFWKPGAGIIHQVVLENYAFPGGMMIGTDSHTVNAGGLGMVAIGVGGADAVDVMAGMPWELKFPKLIGVKLTGSLSGWTAPKDVILKVAGILTVKGGTGAIIEYFGEGARSMSCTGKGTICNMGAEVGATTSTFGYDESMERYLKATNRADVADAANAVKEHLTGDDEVYANPEQYFDEVIEINLSELKPHLNGPFTPDLATPISEMGVKAKENDWPINVDWGLIGSCTNSSYEDLTRAASIAQQAVDKKIKAKSDFGINPGSEQIRFTAERDGLLQIFEDLDATVFTNACGPCIGQWDRSDRKGEEKNTIVHSFNRNFSKRADGNPNTHAFVGSPEMVAAIAISGRLDFDPTRDKLINEDGEEVMLDEPKGIELPTKGFAVEDAGYVAPKEDGSSVEVKVAEDSERLELLTPFEPWDGKNLTGAKLLIKAWGKCTTDHISMAGPWLRYRGHLDNISNNCLIGAINAYNKKTNFVKSQITGEYDGVPAVQREYKKEGIPTVVVGDHNYGEGSSREHAAMEPRHLGVKVVIVKSFARIHETNLKKQGMLGLTFKNEEDYDLIQEDDTFNFIDLEDFAPDKDITVEIVHADGSKDTIKTEHTYNQPQIEWYKHGSALNLIKKQNAA; translated from the coding sequence ATGGCATACGATATTGATATGATCAAGAAGGTTTATGGCCATATGGCAGATCGTGTTACTAAAGCACGTGATGTTGTGGGTAAACCTTTAACACTTGCAGAAAAAATTCTTTATTCTCATTTATGGGATGGTGAAGCAACTACGGCTTACGAGAGAGCGAAAGATTATGTTGAATTCTCTCCAGATAGAATTGCATGTCAGGATGCAACTGCGCAAATGGCTTTATTGCAATTTATGCAGGCTGGTAAAAAGAAAGTTGCCGTACCTACCACAGTGCACTGTGACCACCTTATCCAGGCAAAAATGGGAGCTGCAATCGATCTTCAAAGTGCCAATAAATCAAGTAGTGAGGTTTTCGACTTTTTAGAGTCTGTTTCAAATAAATACGGAATTGGTTTTTGGAAACCAGGAGCCGGGATTATTCACCAGGTAGTTTTAGAAAATTATGCATTCCCAGGTGGGATGATGATTGGTACCGATTCTCATACTGTAAACGCAGGTGGATTAGGTATGGTAGCTATTGGTGTTGGTGGAGCTGATGCTGTAGATGTTATGGCAGGTATGCCTTGGGAACTTAAATTTCCTAAACTTATCGGTGTTAAGTTAACCGGTAGCCTTTCTGGATGGACAGCACCTAAAGATGTAATTCTTAAAGTTGCAGGTATCTTAACTGTAAAAGGTGGTACCGGAGCAATTATAGAATATTTTGGTGAAGGAGCTCGTTCTATGTCTTGTACTGGTAAAGGTACAATTTGTAACATGGGAGCTGAAGTTGGTGCAACCACTTCAACTTTTGGTTATGATGAGTCTATGGAGCGTTACCTAAAAGCTACAAACCGTGCAGATGTGGCCGACGCAGCAAATGCTGTGAAAGAACATTTAACTGGTGATGATGAGGTTTATGCAAATCCTGAACAATATTTTGATGAAGTTATCGAAATTAATCTTTCAGAATTAAAGCCTCATTTAAACGGACCTTTTACTCCAGATTTAGCGACTCCAATTTCTGAAATGGGAGTAAAAGCAAAAGAAAACGACTGGCCAATAAATGTAGATTGGGGACTAATTGGTTCTTGTACTAACTCTTCTTATGAAGATTTAACTCGTGCTGCATCTATTGCACAACAGGCGGTAGATAAAAAGATAAAAGCAAAATCTGATTTTGGTATCAACCCAGGTTCAGAGCAGATTAGATTTACTGCAGAGCGTGACGGATTGCTTCAGATTTTTGAAGATTTAGATGCTACTGTATTTACAAATGCTTGTGGACCATGTATTGGACAATGGGATCGTAGCGATAGAAAAGGTGAAGAAAAGAATACTATTGTACATTCTTTTAACCGTAACTTCTCTAAGCGTGCCGATGGTAATCCAAACACACATGCTTTTGTAGGTTCTCCAGAAATGGTTGCCGCAATTGCAATTTCAGGTCGTCTTGATTTTGATCCAACTAGAGATAAGTTGATTAACGAAGATGGAGAAGAAGTGATGTTGGACGAGCCTAAAGGGATAGAACTTCCAACAAAAGGTTTTGCTGTAGAAGATGCAGGTTATGTTGCTCCTAAAGAAGATGGTAGTAGCGTAGAAGTAAAAGTAGCGGAAGATAGTGAGCGATTAGAATTGCTTACTCCTTTTGAGCCTTGGGATGGTAAAAATCTAACAGGTGCTAAACTTTTAATCAAAGCATGGGGTAAATGTACTACAGACCATATTTCTATGGCTGGACCTTGGTTACGTTACCGTGGGCACTTAGACAATATCTCTAATAACTGTTTAATTGGAGCTATAAACGCTTACAATAAGAAAACAAACTTTGTAAAAAGTCAGATTACCGGCGAATACGACGGTGTACCGGCTGTACAGAGAGAATATAAAAAAGAAGGAATTCCAACAGTTGTGGTAGGAGATCATAACTACGGGGAAGGATCTTCTCGTGAGCATGCTGCAATGGAGCCACGTCACTTAGGTGTTAAAGTGGTAATTGTAAAATCTTTCGCTCGTATTCACGAAACAAACCTTAAGAAACAAGGGATGTTAGGACTTACTTTCAAAAATGAAGAAGATTATGATCTAATTCAGGAAGACGATACATTCAACTTTATAGATCTTGAGGATTTTGCTCCAGACAAGGACATTACTGTAGAGATCGTTCATGCAGATGGATCTAAAGATACAATTAAGACAGAGCATACTTACAATCAACCACAAATTGAGTGGTATAAGCATGGTTCTGCTTTAAACTTAATCAAAAAGCAAAATGCTGCTTAA
- a CDS encoding AAA family ATPase, giving the protein MSDISLLENFVKKHQSLKDEIAKVIVGQEKVIDQILLSVFSGGHSLLIGVPGLAKTLMVNTIAKALGLDFKRIQFTPDLMPSDILGSEILDEKREFKFLKGPVFTNILLADEINRTPPKTQAALLEAMQEKSVTVAGTRYDLSSPYFVLATQNPIEQEGTYPLPEAQLDRFMFAINLEYPSFEEEVNVVKNTTTDKKYDIQSLFTADEISDIQQVIRKMPVADNVIEYAVKLVGKTRPNTTAAPELVKNYLDWGAGPRASQNLILAAKTHAAVNGKFSPDKENVQAVAIGILRHRIIKNYKAEAEEVTLEALIKELF; this is encoded by the coding sequence ATGTCTGACATTAGCTTACTAGAAAATTTTGTAAAAAAGCATCAAAGCTTAAAAGATGAAATAGCAAAAGTAATTGTTGGACAAGAAAAAGTTATAGATCAAATATTGCTCTCCGTATTTTCCGGGGGGCATTCTTTGTTAATAGGTGTGCCCGGATTGGCTAAAACCCTTATGGTAAACACCATTGCAAAGGCGCTAGGATTGGATTTTAAACGCATTCAGTTTACTCCAGATCTAATGCCGAGTGACATCTTAGGATCAGAGATCCTGGATGAAAAGCGAGAGTTTAAATTCTTAAAGGGGCCTGTGTTTACCAATATTTTATTGGCAGATGAGATTAATAGAACTCCGCCTAAAACTCAGGCCGCATTGTTGGAAGCTATGCAGGAAAAATCGGTTACAGTAGCGGGAACGCGGTACGATCTTTCTTCACCCTATTTTGTGTTAGCAACACAAAACCCCATAGAGCAGGAGGGAACATATCCTTTACCCGAGGCTCAATTAGACCGATTTATGTTCGCCATAAATTTAGAATACCCAAGTTTTGAAGAAGAAGTAAATGTGGTTAAGAATACAACCACAGACAAAAAATATGATATTCAATCTTTATTTACTGCGGATGAGATAAGTGATATTCAGCAGGTGATAAGAAAAATGCCTGTTGCAGATAATGTTATTGAGTATGCTGTAAAACTGGTTGGCAAAACTCGCCCCAATACAACGGCGGCACCAGAGCTCGTGAAAAATTACCTGGATTGGGGTGCAGGACCAAGAGCATCACAAAACCTTATTCTAGCGGCGAAAACTCACGCAGCAGTCAACGGTAAGTTTTCTCCTGATAAAGAGAATGTTCAGGCTGTAGCGATAGGTATACTACGCCATCGTATTATAAAAAACTACAAAGCAGAAGCCGAAGAAGTTACTTTAGAAGCCCTAATCAAAGAACTATTCTAG
- a CDS encoding peptidyl-prolyl cis-trans isomerase: MKIVFKAIFISFILVLVISCDLFKSQDDRKVVVRVNNSYLYEEDIADLVGDGISKEDSSIIVNGYINRWATQQLLIDRAKLNLPEEKQREFNDLVENYRNELYTNAYTDAIVSQELDSVFNDSVISDYYLEHKETFKLSQDLVKLRYINLEANNTNLDKIKKWFVRFKEEDKKKLQENALQFKNYSFNDSVWVKTLTVYDKIVPLSVGDRAKLLQQDKYIELKDSLETYLIYVNEALKKNDEAPLEYARRTVEQILLNKQKLELVKQLEKDITKDAIKNNQFEIYN; encoded by the coding sequence TTGAAAATAGTATTTAAAGCAATTTTTATAAGCTTTATATTGGTTTTGGTGATTTCTTGTGATCTTTTTAAATCTCAGGATGACCGAAAGGTAGTGGTGCGGGTAAATAATTCTTATTTGTATGAAGAAGATATAGCAGATCTTGTAGGCGATGGGATATCTAAAGAAGATAGCTCGATTATCGTAAACGGTTATATAAATCGTTGGGCAACACAGCAATTGCTTATAGATAGGGCTAAATTAAATCTCCCTGAGGAAAAGCAGCGCGAGTTTAATGATTTAGTAGAGAATTATAGAAATGAGTTGTATACCAATGCGTACACCGATGCTATAGTTTCACAAGAATTAGATTCTGTCTTTAATGATTCGGTAATTTCAGACTATTATTTAGAGCATAAAGAAACCTTTAAATTAAGTCAGGATCTCGTTAAATTGCGATATATAAATTTAGAGGCGAATAATACGAATCTTGATAAAATTAAAAAGTGGTTTGTTCGTTTTAAAGAAGAGGATAAAAAGAAGTTGCAGGAAAATGCACTTCAGTTTAAAAATTATTCGTTTAATGATTCTGTTTGGGTAAAAACCTTAACTGTTTACGACAAGATCGTGCCATTAAGTGTAGGAGATCGAGCGAAATTACTGCAGCAAGACAAATACATAGAATTAAAGGATTCACTAGAAACGTATTTAATCTATGTGAACGAAGCGCTTAAGAAAAATGACGAAGCGCCGTTAGAATATGCAAGACGAACCGTGGAACAGATTTTGCTTAATAAGCAAAAGTTGGAGTTGGTTAAGCAATTGGAAAAGGATATTACTAAAGATGCAATTAAAAACAATCAATTTGAGATTTACAATTAA
- a CDS encoding peptidylprolyl isomerase has product MQLKTINLRFTIKKGLMLGALLMGINAGAQEIIVTDSTSIQPEDELVQNQPISEDEGSRRKVDGIAAVIGDYIILDSDVDLTRKDIQSQGGSTANVTDCQLAGSLMENKLYAHQAIQDSIVVPDAQINNYIDQQIAGMVQQLGGMEDVLEFYKRDSEAEFRNELFELNKQSQLAQKMRQKIVENIEVTPEEVRQYFDEIPKDSLPVFGDEVEISEIVIKPEVPEEEKQKTIDRLNQFRADVLENDSKFATKAILYSDDTQTGGDILSLGRKDPFVKEFKDVAFSLREGEISDPFETVYGYHIVQLVKVRGQEIDVRHILLIPDVNNAAVEKAKEKIDKVREKIENGDIEFAQAAREVSDREETKSDGGKMRNPTTGDSRFEQTKLDTKLYNQISDLKEGEISFRITEQDNMGRPIYKIIKMDKRIPQHTADYGTDYMKIKDLALQDKRIKAIQEWQKEKIQDTYVKISGKYRDCEYTSNWLKK; this is encoded by the coding sequence ATGCAATTAAAAACAATCAATTTGAGATTTACAATTAAAAAAGGTTTGATGTTGGGAGCGCTACTGATGGGCATAAATGCAGGAGCACAAGAGATTATCGTAACCGATAGTACATCGATACAGCCAGAAGATGAGTTGGTGCAAAACCAACCTATATCTGAGGATGAAGGTTCTCGTAGAAAAGTAGACGGGATAGCCGCGGTAATAGGAGATTATATTATTCTTGATAGTGACGTAGATTTAACAAGAAAAGATATTCAATCTCAGGGTGGTAGTACAGCCAATGTAACCGACTGCCAATTGGCAGGTTCTTTAATGGAGAATAAGCTATACGCTCACCAAGCGATTCAGGATAGTATTGTAGTGCCAGATGCGCAGATCAATAATTATATCGATCAGCAAATTGCAGGAATGGTTCAGCAATTAGGAGGTATGGAAGATGTTTTAGAATTTTATAAAAGAGACTCTGAAGCAGAATTTAGAAATGAATTATTCGAGCTGAATAAGCAAAGTCAGCTGGCTCAAAAAATGAGACAGAAGATCGTAGAAAATATTGAGGTTACTCCTGAAGAAGTTCGACAATATTTTGATGAGATTCCTAAAGATTCACTTCCAGTATTCGGTGATGAGGTAGAGATTTCTGAAATTGTTATAAAACCTGAAGTTCCTGAAGAAGAAAAGCAAAAAACGATCGATCGCTTAAATCAGTTTAGAGCCGACGTTTTAGAAAACGATTCCAAATTCGCAACCAAAGCGATTCTTTATTCTGATGACACACAAACCGGTGGTGATATTTTAAGTTTAGGAAGAAAAGATCCTTTTGTAAAGGAATTTAAAGATGTAGCTTTTTCTTTAAGAGAAGGAGAAATAAGTGATCCTTTTGAAACGGTATATGGTTATCATATCGTTCAGTTGGTAAAAGTGAGAGGTCAGGAAATCGACGTTCGTCATATTTTGTTAATTCCAGATGTAAACAACGCTGCTGTAGAAAAAGCAAAAGAAAAAATTGATAAAGTAAGAGAGAAAATTGAGAACGGAGATATCGAATTTGCACAAGCTGCCAGAGAAGTTTCAGATAGAGAGGAAACAAAATCTGACGGTGGTAAAATGAGAAATCCTACTACTGGTGATTCTAGATTTGAGCAAACAAAATTAGATACCAAATTATATAATCAAATTTCAGATTTAAAAGAAGGAGAAATTTCTTTTAGAATTACAGAGCAGGATAACATGGGGCGTCCAATTTATAAGATTATAAAAATGGATAAAAGAATTCCTCAGCATACTGCAGATTACGGTACAGATTATATGAAAATTAAAGATCTGGCACTTCAGGATAAAAGAATCAAAGCAATCCAGGAGTGGCAGAAAGAAAAAATTCAGGATACTTACGTTAAAATCAGCGGAAAATACCGAGATTGTGAGTATACTAGCAATTGGTTAAAAAAATAA
- the guaB gene encoding IMP dehydrogenase, which yields MIAHESKILGEGLTYDDVLLVPAFSEVLPREVNIQTKFTKNITINVPIVSAAMDTVTESRMAIAMAREGGIGVLHKNMTIEQQALKVRKVKRAESGMIIDPVTLPISSTVQDAKDLMKEHSIGGIPIVDDEGKLIGIVTNRDLRFEKHNKRPIAEVMTSENLVTVAEGTSLDQAEDILQENKIEKLPVINKDKKLVGLITFRDITKLTQKPNANKDSYGRLRVAAAIGVTGDAVERAEALYNAGVDAIIIDTAHGHTKGVVYVLKEVKTKFPELEVVVGNIATGDAAKYLVEAGADAVKVGIGPGSICTTRVVAGVGFPQFSAVLEVAAAIKGTGVPVIADGGIRYTGDIPKALAAGADCVMLGSLLAGTKESPGETIIYEGRKFKSYRGMGSVEAMKKGSKDRYFQDVEDDIKKLVPEGIVGRVPYKGELEESIHQFVGGLRAGMGYCGAKDIEALKEHAKFVKITSSGIHESHPHDVTITKESPNYSR from the coding sequence ATGATTGCACACGAATCCAAAATTCTGGGAGAAGGGCTAACATATGATGATGTTCTTTTAGTCCCTGCCTTCTCTGAGGTTTTACCGCGCGAAGTAAATATCCAGACAAAATTTACCAAAAACATTACGATCAACGTTCCTATTGTTTCAGCAGCGATGGATACCGTGACAGAATCTCGTATGGCGATTGCCATGGCTAGAGAGGGAGGTATAGGTGTTCTACACAAAAATATGACGATAGAGCAACAAGCTTTAAAAGTGCGTAAAGTAAAACGTGCTGAAAGCGGTATGATTATCGATCCTGTAACCTTGCCAATTTCCTCTACTGTACAAGATGCTAAAGACTTGATGAAAGAGCATAGCATTGGTGGTATTCCTATCGTTGATGATGAAGGAAAGCTAATAGGTATTGTGACTAATCGTGATCTAAGATTCGAGAAGCATAATAAGCGTCCTATTGCTGAGGTGATGACTTCAGAAAATCTTGTAACTGTTGCAGAAGGAACATCCCTAGATCAGGCAGAAGATATTCTTCAGGAAAATAAAATTGAAAAACTTCCGGTAATCAATAAAGATAAAAAACTGGTTGGTTTAATCACTTTTAGAGATATTACTAAATTAACTCAGAAGCCTAACGCTAATAAAGATAGCTACGGAAGATTAAGAGTTGCTGCGGCAATAGGAGTGACCGGTGATGCTGTAGAAAGAGCGGAAGCACTTTACAATGCAGGCGTCGATGCAATTATCATTGATACCGCACACGGTCATACCAAAGGAGTAGTTTATGTCTTGAAAGAAGTGAAAACTAAATTTCCTGAGTTAGAAGTAGTGGTAGGAAATATAGCCACTGGAGATGCCGCTAAATATTTAGTAGAAGCAGGAGCTGATGCTGTAAAAGTAGGAATAGGGCCAGGTTCTATTTGTACAACTAGAGTTGTAGCCGGTGTTGGTTTTCCTCAATTCTCTGCAGTGCTTGAAGTTGCAGCAGCGATTAAAGGTACAGGAGTGCCTGTAATTGCAGATGGCGGTATTCGTTATACAGGTGATATTCCAAAAGCTTTAGCTGCAGGTGCAGATTGCGTAATGCTTGGTTCACTTTTAGCAGGTACTAAAGAATCCCCGGGAGAAACTATTATTTACGAAGGAAGAAAATTTAAATCTTACCGCGGAATGGGATCTGTAGAAGCAATGAAAAAAGGTTCTAAAGATCGTTACTTCCAGGATGTAGAAGATGATATTAAAAAACTAGTTCCTGAAGGAATTGTTGGTCGTGTACCGTACAAAGGAGAGCTAGAAGAGAGTATTCATCAATTTGTAGGAGGCTTAAGAGCCGGAATGGGTTACTGTGGAGCTAAAGATATAGAAGCTTTAAAAGAACATGCTAAATTTGTGAAAATCACCTCTTCAGGTATTCACGAAAGTCATCCTCATGATGTTACGATTACCAAAGAATCTCCAAACTATAGTCGATAA
- a CDS encoding OmpH family outer membrane protein, whose protein sequence is MKKFSVLITFLFLAIAANAQSKIGTIDAEYIISKMPEINDINNGVKAYNESLQTDVENAIQSYEGLIKNYQDSTAVFTEDVKKQRENQILGLENEIKQFRQRSQVMMQMKRNELTQPLYKKIDAVMQEVINEEGYTQIFHAGGGALAYSQQGSDITEKVMEKLGISIEEVNTTQPSADSNNANSN, encoded by the coding sequence ATGAAGAAATTTAGCGTATTAATTACATTTTTATTTTTAGCAATAGCCGCTAACGCACAGAGTAAAATAGGCACTATAGATGCAGAATATATTATATCTAAAATGCCTGAAATCAATGATATAAATAACGGAGTTAAAGCATATAACGAGTCTTTACAGACCGATGTTGAAAATGCGATACAATCTTACGAAGGCCTTATAAAGAATTATCAGGATAGCACGGCTGTTTTTACTGAAGACGTTAAAAAACAACGTGAAAATCAAATACTTGGTTTAGAGAACGAAATTAAACAATTTCGCCAACGCTCACAGGTAATGATGCAAATGAAGCGTAATGAACTTACCCAACCATTATACAAAAAGATCGACGCTGTAATGCAAGAAGTGATTAACGAAGAAGGTTACACACAAATCTTCCATGCCGGCGGTGGTGCTTTAGCATACTCACAACAAGGAAGTGATATTACCGAAAAAGTAATGGAAAAATTAGGAATATCGATAGAAGAAGTAAATACTACGCAACCTTCTGCAGATAGTAATAATGCAAATTCAAACTAA
- a CDS encoding sterol desaturase family protein encodes MTTIFWIAIFLATFIGMEGMAWFTHKYIMHGFLWKLHKDHHQKDHSSWWERNDLFFVFYAAVSIGCFLLWRYEDVWYTLPIGLGILAYGIAYFSVHDIFIHQRFKIFRNANSTYAKGIRRAHKMHHKHIGKEHGENFGMLFVPFKYFKKSR; translated from the coding sequence ATGACTACAATTTTTTGGATCGCAATATTTCTAGCCACATTTATAGGGATGGAAGGGATGGCCTGGTTCACTCATAAATATATTATGCACGGTTTTCTATGGAAACTGCATAAAGATCACCACCAAAAAGATCATAGCAGCTGGTGGGAGCGTAACGACTTATTTTTCGTTTTCTATGCCGCGGTGAGTATCGGTTGTTTCCTTTTATGGCGCTACGAAGATGTTTGGTACACCTTACCTATCGGCTTAGGAATTTTAGCCTATGGGATCGCTTATTTTAGCGTTCATGATATTTTTATTCATCAACGTTTCAAAATTTTTAGAAATGCGAATAGCACCTACGCTAAAGGAATAAGAAGAGCGCATAAAATGCACCATAAGCACATCGGTAAAGAACACGGCGAGAACTTTGGAATGTTATTCGTTCCTTTCAAATATTTCAAGAAATCCAGATAA
- a CDS encoding lycopene cyclase family protein gives MLGPVYYYVIVGGGLAGLQLALRLKDDVFFKGKKIAIVDPSFAINKEKTWCYWEKNRGRWDFLISAEWSKGKFISTFTEKELELTPYSYKMLPSEAFFEYALDEIRKSEDISLIEDEITEIDTVKMKAVGKSKSYNATHFFDSRVSSEYLETEDYTKIYQHFKGYHIKAKKPVFNPDEFTMMDFRLTYKNSTSFTYILPFSETEALVEYTFFTPYITEEAIYDEQLKKYIKDYLKLDSYEILREEQGIIPMTDFPFDKENAAEITKIGTGGGWVKASTGYSFKHTEKKISKIIKNIKSGHLPSKDLFRKKFKQYDRIFLDVLARRNEKGEQIFTNFYEKNSVEEIFAYLDEETSRKTDLKIMFSLFDPEFITSFFRKLKP, from the coding sequence ATGCTAGGCCCGGTATATTATTATGTAATCGTTGGCGGCGGGTTAGCGGGACTTCAATTAGCCTTACGCCTTAAAGACGACGTATTCTTTAAAGGAAAAAAGATCGCCATTGTAGATCCTTCCTTCGCGATTAATAAAGAGAAAACCTGGTGCTATTGGGAAAAAAACCGTGGTCGCTGGGATTTTTTAATTTCAGCAGAATGGTCTAAAGGAAAATTCATTTCAACTTTTACTGAAAAAGAGCTCGAACTAACTCCCTATTCCTATAAAATGTTGCCTTCGGAAGCGTTTTTTGAATACGCTCTAGATGAAATTCGAAAATCTGAAGATATTTCTTTAATTGAAGACGAGATTACTGAAATCGATACGGTTAAAATGAAGGCTGTAGGGAAGAGTAAATCTTACAACGCCACTCATTTTTTCGATAGCCGAGTATCCTCAGAATATCTAGAAACTGAAGATTACACCAAAATTTATCAGCATTTTAAAGGCTACCATATAAAAGCGAAGAAACCTGTTTTTAATCCAGATGAATTTACAATGATGGATTTTAGACTTACCTATAAAAATAGCACAAGCTTTACTTACATTTTACCATTTTCAGAAACCGAAGCTTTAGTTGAATACACTTTTTTTACGCCCTATATTACTGAAGAAGCTATCTATGATGAACAGCTAAAAAAATACATAAAAGATTACCTTAAACTAGATTCCTACGAGATTCTTAGGGAAGAACAGGGAATTATACCAATGACGGATTTTCCTTTCGATAAAGAAAATGCTGCTGAAATTACCAAGATCGGTACTGGCGGCGGTTGGGTAAAAGCTTCAACCGGTTATTCCTTTAAGCATACTGAAAAGAAGATTTCAAAGATTATCAAAAATATCAAATCCGGACATTTACCTTCAAAAGATCTCTTCAGAAAAAAGTTTAAGCAATATGATCGTATTTTTCTTGATGTTCTGGCCAGAAGAAATGAAAAAGGAGAACAGATATTCACCAATTTCTATGAAAAGAACTCAGTAGAAGAAATTTTTGCCTATTTAGATGAAGAAACTTCGAGAAAAACAGACTTAAAAATCATGTTTAGCCTTTTTGACCCTGAATTTATTACGTCATTTTTCAGAAAACTAAAGCCCTAA
- a CDS encoding TlpA family protein disulfide reductase: protein MKKLFQNEWVNIILVVIIIAMVLPQTRKPIAIVFNKLIASSPKLTDEEDRQKIESYNWTLEDRFGNDVNFSQYQDQVILINYWATWCPPCIAEMPSLQNVYQDYKDEVVFLFISGEELETSQGFMNAKGYNLPVYRMKTNYPDPLEGYKLPTSYLIDKNGAIVIKKEGAADWNSTNFRNTLDKLLKN, encoded by the coding sequence ATGAAGAAGCTTTTTCAAAACGAGTGGGTAAATATTATTCTAGTTGTTATTATAATAGCGATGGTCTTACCGCAAACGCGAAAGCCTATTGCTATTGTTTTTAATAAACTTATTGCCTCCAGTCCCAAATTGACTGATGAAGAAGACCGACAAAAAATTGAATCTTATAACTGGACTTTGGAAGATCGTTTTGGGAATGATGTTAATTTTAGCCAATATCAAGATCAGGTTATTTTAATTAATTATTGGGCGACCTGGTGTCCGCCCTGTATTGCGGAAATGCCGAGTTTGCAGAACGTTTATCAAGATTATAAAGATGAGGTGGTTTTTCTTTTTATAAGCGGAGAAGAACTAGAAACAAGTCAGGGATTTATGAATGCTAAAGGCTATAATTTACCTGTTTATCGAATGAAAACGAATTATCCCGATCCTCTAGAGGGTTACAAACTGCCTACGTCTTATCTAATCGATAAAAATGGCGCAATAGTGATTAAGAAAGAAGGCGCTGCCGACTGGAATAGCACTAATTTCAGAAATACACTAGACAAGCTTTTAAAAAATTAG